One genomic segment of Impatiens glandulifera chromosome 6, dImpGla2.1, whole genome shotgun sequence includes these proteins:
- the LOC124943504 gene encoding agamous-like MADS-box protein AGL62: MIKNTDSSLTFSKRMFSAFKKADELSTLCGSELAVVMFSPSGKAFSYGNPSVNSILDQFMGLDPLKTLDPISHELLEAQNNLRVREIEARIADVEDMLKLEQQRELSLDMTNHAKKRWWEQSSEEMSLTELHLRKDKIEELKMFFEEQKKMKMLTE, from the coding sequence ATGATTAAAAATACCGATAGTTCGCTAACGTTTTCGAAGAGAATGTTCAGCGCTTTCAAGAAAGCTGACGAGCTTTCCACTCTTTGTGGAAGTGAGCTAGCGGTAGTCATGTTTAGTCCAAGTGGAAAAGCTTTCTCTTATGGCAACCCCAGTGTAAATTCTATATTGGATCAATTCATGGGCCTTGATCCCTTGAAAACACTTGATCCAATATCCCATGAACTCTTAGAGGCACAAAACAATTTACGTGTTCGAGAGATTGAAGCTCGAATAGCAGATGTTGAAGATATGCTCAAACTTGAACAACAACGAGAACTGTCACTAGATATGACTAACCACGCTAAGAAAAGATGGTGGGAACAATCCTCTGAGGAGATGAGCTTGACCGAGTTACATTTGAGGAAGGATAAGATAGAAGAGCTAAAAATGTTTTTTGAAGAGcagaaaaaaatgaagatgtTGACCGAATGA
- the LOC124943505 gene encoding agamous-like MADS-box protein AGL62: MIKNTDSSLTFSKRKFSAFKKADELSTLCGSELAVVMFSPSGKAFSYGNPSVNSILDQFMVLDPLKTLDPISHELLEAQNKLRVREIEARIADVEDMLKLEQQRELSLDMTNYAKKRWWEQSSEEMSLTELHLRKDKIEELKMFFEEQKKMKMLTE, from the coding sequence ATGATTAAAAATACCGATAGTTCGCTAACGTTTTCGAAGAGAAAGTTCAGCGCTTTCAAGAAAGCTGACGAGCTTTCCACTCTTTGTGGAAGTGAGCTAGCGGTAGTCATGTTTAGTCCAAGTGGAAAAGCTTTCTCTTATGGCAACCCCAGTGTAAATTCCATATTGGATCAATTCATGGTCCTTGATCCCTTGAAAACACTTGATCCAATATCCCATGAACTCTTAGAGGCACAAAACAAATTACGTGTTCGAGAGATTGAAGCTCGAATAGCAGATGTTGAAGATATGCTCAAACTTGAACAACAACGAGAACTGTCACTAGATATGACTAACTATGCTAAGAAAAGATGGTGGGAACAATCCTCTGAGGAGATGAGCTTGACCGAGTTACATTTGAGGAAGGATAAGATAGAAGAGCTAAAAATGTTTTTTGAAGAGcagaaaaaaatgaagatgtTGACCGAATGA